A genomic region of Trifolium pratense cultivar HEN17-A07 linkage group LG3, ARS_RC_1.1, whole genome shotgun sequence contains the following coding sequences:
- the LOC123915338 gene encoding basic leucine zipper 24-like yields MDDVSSEVSDKLSDNLFSNPESCSNFQASTSLNTVTELSKNTTKTCTHTHTCNPPGPDEAIHTHTCFHTHTQVFASEDDTNSRPKRTSGNREAVKKYREKKKAQTAYLEEEVKKLKVLNQQLLRKLQGQALLEAELLRLRKVFVQLKGKIDSELGSFPFQKQCFSSSVYKGDANLVSTSQPVDLELCSSETSNFAYANNMTSTEVQTKDTLNNFMSSASQDGQLDTLVSFVSFSSTVIYICTATTALD; encoded by the exons ATGGATGATGTAAGTTCTGAGGTTTCTGATAAGCTTTCAgataatctattttcaaatcCAGAATCATGTAGCAATTTTCAAGCTTCAACATCTTTGAACACAGTTACTGAATTATCTAAGAACACCACAAAAACATGCACTCACACTCACACATGTAATCCACCTGGTCCTGATGAAGCTATTCATACACACACATGTTTTCACACACATACTCAAGTTTTTGCATCTGAAGATGACACAAATTCAAGGCCAAAAAGGACTTCTGGAAATAGAGAAGCTGTTAAAAAGTATAGGGAGAAGAAAAAGGCACAAACAGCTTATTTAGAGGAAGAAGTTAAGAAGTTGAAAGTGTTGAATCAACAACTTTTGAGGAAATTACAAGGGCAGGCACTACTTGAAGCAGAATTGTTAAGGTTAAGGAAAGTTTTTGTACAACTTAAGGGAAAAATTGATAGTGAATTAGGTTCTTTCCCTTTTCAAAAGCAGTGTTTCTCTTCTAGTGTTTACAAAGGTGATGCTAATTTGGTTTCTACTTCTCAACCAGTTGATCTTGAGCTATGTAGCTCCGAAACTTCGAAT TTTGCATATGCAAACAACATGACTAGTACTGAAGTACAAACTAAGGACACACTGAATAACTTCATGTCATCAGCATCTCAAGATGGACAATTAGACACACTAGTTTCTTTTGTGAGTTTCTCATCAACTGTTATCTATATATGTACTGCTACTACAGCCTTGGATTGA